ATGGCTGAAGGCAAGCTCGACGCCAGGCCGGGCGCCGCTCTCGCCGCGCGGCGCCAGATCCGACACGGTGCGGGTGCTGTAGCGCTCCAGGAACGCGGCGCGGATGGCCGCGGCCACGGTGCTCTTGCCGGCTTCGTTGGGACCGACGAACAGGTTCAGGCCATCCTGCAGGCCATCCAGCACCAGAGGCTGGCGGAACTTGCGGAATTCTTCGAGGGCGATGCGCGTGAGCTTCATTGTGCGCCTCCCGCGGCCGCGCCTTCGCGCTGGAACCGCAGCAGCAGCCTCAGGGCCTCGCCGGCCACCGCCGCCTGATCGGGGTCGGCCTGCATGGCCTGCAATTGCGTGGCCACTTCGCCGACGTAGCCGCTGGCGCCCAGTTGCGCCAGGTCGGCCTCGTCGGGTTCGAGCAGCAGGCCGGAGAAGTCCGGCAGCACCGCCCTCGCCTGCGCCGCCGCCTGGTCCACGGCGCGTTGCAGCGCCTCCCAGGTCGGCACGTTGACGTGGCCCAGGAGTTCCAGCCGCAGCACGTCTTCGGCGCGCAGCGCCGCCAGGCGTTCGGCCAGCGCCTGGGCGTCGGTCGGCAGGCTCAGGGTTTCGGTCCAGGCCGACCAGCGGTACTTGCCGGTGGCCACGCGCTCTACCTGCGGCGTCGCGCCCGGCGCGGCGATGCGCACGTCCAGCGCGTAACCGGGTTCGTTGCCGCGAAAGCGGTCCTGCTCGGGCGTGCCGGCGTACCAGGTGCGTTCGTCGATCGACAGGCAGCCATGCCAGTCGCCCAGCGCCAGGTAGTCGAGCCGCGCGCGGGCGGCGCGGTCGGGCGCGATGGGGTTGGTGGCGTCGATGGTGTCGGGCAGGCGGCCGGCCACGCTGCCATGGGCCAGGCCCACGCGGATGCGGCCGGGCCCGGATTCCAGGGCGTCGAAGGCCTGGGTGACGTCGTCGTAGGTATGGCGCTGGGTCAGCGGCGCGGCCAGCACCGCGAGGTTCTGCGCCGCCAGGTCGACCACGCCGGTACGTAGCGGCACCTGCACGTTGGGCGGAATGCAGCCCAGTTGCGCCGCGCGGCTCCAGACGCTGTCGGCCAGCGCCGCGTCGTGGTTGCCGGCGATCATGACCCAGGGGCCGGCGTAGGCGGCCAGCGCGGCGAACAGGCGGCGGATGGTGCGGTCGGACACGGCCTGGGTGTCGAACACGTCGCCGGCCACCAGCACCGCGTCGACCTGGCGCTCGGCCGCCAGCGCCGCGATGCGCGCGACGACATCGAAGCGGGCCTCGGCCAGCAAGGCGGCGTCATCGGTTTCGAACTGGCCGTACTGACGGCCGATCTGCCAATCGGCGGTATGCAGGAAATGGGTCATGCCGGGATTGTAGAGGCCGGCGCTCATCGATACGACCCTCGGCATGCCGCAAGGTGTCGCAGGAATATCCCAGGCACGCCCCGGAGGAACAACGGCCCGGCCGGCATTGTGCGCCGGGCGGGCCGTCGGGACGCCGGCTTATGGCCGGCGCCGGGGGAAAGAGGCGCGGGGAACGGGCCGGAGAATCAGGCGCCCTTGCCGTCCAGCACCAGCGGCCGTTCGGCCGGGGCGTGGCGGT
The window above is part of the Achromobacter deleyi genome. Proteins encoded here:
- a CDS encoding metallophosphoesterase family protein, translated to MTHFLHTADWQIGRQYGQFETDDAALLAEARFDVVARIAALAAERQVDAVLVAGDVFDTQAVSDRTIRRLFAALAAYAGPWVMIAGNHDAALADSVWSRAAQLGCIPPNVQVPLRTGVVDLAAQNLAVLAAPLTQRHTYDDVTQAFDALESGPGRIRVGLAHGSVAGRLPDTIDATNPIAPDRAARARLDYLALGDWHGCLSIDERTWYAGTPEQDRFRGNEPGYALDVRIAAPGATPQVERVATGKYRWSAWTETLSLPTDAQALAERLAALRAEDVLRLELLGHVNVPTWEALQRAVDQAAAQARAVLPDFSGLLLEPDEADLAQLGASGYVGEVATQLQAMQADPDQAAVAGEALRLLLRFQREGAAAGGAQ